The following DNA comes from Alienimonas californiensis.
CCATGAACGTGCCCATCGCCGACGCCAAGGCCCGGCTGGAGTTCCTCGATCTGCAGGTCGAACGCCAGCGGATCTCCTCCGGCGCCAACCCCTACAGCGAGGACTGGCATCCCGTCGACCGCGACGCCGCCCTCGAACTGCTGGGCGAAGACCTCTACGCCTCCTCCGGGCGGCCGATCGAAGTGGTCTCCCCGGCGCTGACCGACCCCTCGCTGACGATGCCGCTGTTCACCCCGGCCTACGGCACGTGGGACAACCGGCCGGCGTCCCACCCGCGGCTGAAGGAGTTCGACCTCATCAAAGAGGACCCGGCGCTGCGGCAGAAGATTGAGGAACGGCTCCGCGAGGAGGCCGTCGTGCAGCAAGAGGTGCAGGCCGCGGTCGGCCCGCAGAAGAACCGGTTCCTGCCGGAGCAGAACCGCGGCTTCGACCGTGGCGCCGCCATGCGGGCGATCGTCGATCGCGGCCCGGCCGAGGGCGAGGCCAAGGACCCGGTGCGGGCGGCATTGGAGAAGATGAGCGCCGCCGACGTCCTGCTCCTCACCCGGTTCTTCGACATCGCCGTCGAGCCGGGGCAGGCCTACCGCTACCGGATGCGGGTGCAGCTCGCGAATCCGAACTTCGGCCTCGGCGCCGCGGACGTCTCCGACCCCTCCGCCCTGGAAGGCGAAACCCGCTGGACCCCCTGGAGCGAGCCCAGCGGCGTCGTGTCGATCCCGCCGGACGAACTGTCCTACCTCACCGCGATTTACCCCAAGCCGAACGACAGTCTGCCGGAGGCCCGCCTCGAAGTGACGGAGTATTCCCGCGAGTACGGCACGCTGGTCTCCAAGGACACCCGCGTGGACGCCGGCGACCTGCTGGTGTTTGAGGAACGCAACACCTACACGCTGGACCCCTTCAAGCAGGAAAAGAACGAACGGGCGACCTACCCGTTCGTCACCGAACACGTCGTCATCGGCGTGGACGCCCTGCCGGAGGGGGCCGCCGCGTTCCACCCGGACCTGAACCTCGGCAACCGCAGCCTGCCGCCGGGTCGCGTGCTGTTGATGTTGGACACCGGTTCCGTCCGCGAGATCGACGCCGGTCTGGAACTTCAGCGGCAGGCCGTGGCGAAGAGCGTGAAGGCGGAACGCGACGGCCTCGGCCCGCAGATGACCGACGTGAACGCCCCCAAACCGGACCCGAGCGGCGAGTTCGGCGAAGGCTTCAGCGAAGAATTCTTTGGGCGGGGCGGCCGCGGCGGCAGCAGCGGTCCCTAAACCCGACCCGCCGGGGAGCGGCCTCCGGCCGATCGGCCGCACGGCCGTTCGCCGGGTCGGGTTTCGGGCGGATTCGGGTAAGCTCCCGCCCCGAATCTCGTTCCCGCGCGTCGCCCCATGATCATCACCCTCGACGGCCCGGCCGGGTCCGGCAAAAGCAGCGTCGCCCGCCGGTTGGCCGACGAATTGGGGTTCCGGTTCCTCAACACCGGGGCGATGTACCGGGCGGTCGGACTGCTGTGCGAGCGGGCCGGCACGGACCTCGGCGACGCGGACGCCTGCGGCCGCACGGCGGCGGCGGCCCGGCTGGCGCAGGACGGGGACCGGCTGTCCGTCGACGGCGAGGACTGGACCGAACTGGTCCGCACCCCCGCCGCCGGCGCCGCCGCCAGCGCCGTGGCGGTGCATCCCCCCGTGCGGGCGGCGCTGGTCGCCCTGCAGCGGGCGGTCGGCGAGGCGGGCGACACCGTTACCGAGGGCCGCGATCAGGGCACCGTCGTGTTCCCGGATGCGGCCCTCAAGGTCTTCCTCACCGCGGACGCCGAGGCCCGGGCGGAGCGGCGTCGGTTGGAACTGCTTGCCGCCGGCCGGGACGTGCCCCTCGCCGAGGTGCTGGCGGAGGTGACCGGCCGGGACGATAAGGACGAACGCCGGGCCGCCGCCCCGCTGAAGCCGGCCGCGGACGCCGTCCGCTACGACACGACCGGCAAACCGCTGGAGGCGGTCGTGGCGGATCTGGTCGCCCTGGCCCGCGAGCGCGGTGCCTGATCCCCCCGTGCTCCCGCACTGCCCGTGAAGACGGTCCGAAGGTCGCCATGAATCGCCGCCAGTTCGCCCGCCGCTCGGCCGGGATCGCCGCGTTGCTCGCCGCGCCCGGTTTCGCCGCGACGGGCCGCGGCGCCGCCCAGGACCCGCTCGCCCGGGGTTCGGAGGTCCGCGACCCCTTCGCCCCGGAGCCCGTGACCGGCGCGATCCTCCTGCCGGCCAGCCCCGCCGCCGCCTTCCGTCGCCCCGCAGATGGCTGGGAGGAAGCGGTCGACCCGGACGAAGCGGCGGCGGACGCGTCCGCCGCGGACGCCGAACGTCCCGCACTTCCGCCTCCCGACGAACTCCCGCCGGGGGCTCGGCCGCCGTTCGACTGGCCGGCGTTCGCCGCGTTCCCCGCCGGGCCGCGGGTCCCCGGGTGGGGCACGACGACGCTGCGGTTCCCCCCGCTGCCGGAGGGCCGCCGGACCGTCGACGTCGTCGCGGTCCGGTTCGCCGTCGCCTTCGCCCCCCCGGCCGCCGGCGCCGTCGGCGTGCATTCGCCGGTGACGGGGACGCTGCGGGGCTCCGTCGACGTCAGCTTCGCCCCGCCGCTGGGGTTGTTCTCCGTACCGCTCTCCTCGGTCGGCGGGGAGGCCGCCCTCCGCGAGGGCCTGGCCCTGCGGGTCGTCGGCCCCCCGGCGACGGTGTGGGTGCTGGGGGCCGAGGACGAGAACAGCGAACCCGGCGCGGGCGAGGGCGACGCGGCCGCCGTCGGGGCCTCCGGCCTGCCGCTGGAGTTGCGCCCGCATCTGCTCATCCTTGGGGCGGACGATGAGTGGACGGAGTTCTTCCGCCGGCTCGATTCCGCGGCCACCGTGCAGCCGTTCGGGTGGCGGGAGGCCGCCGTGATGGACGGGCTACTGGACCTTGCCGAGCTCCCGGAGCGGGCGGCGCTGCGGGACGCGGCCCGCCGGCACTGGGCGCTGTTCACGAACGCCGGCCCGGGCACCGCCGCCGTGCCGACGGCCGGCCCCCCGACGCTGCGTTCGGTCTCCCTCGCCGAGGGCCGCGACGCCGCCCCCTTCGCCTCGCTGACCCGACTCGACCCCGATCACCC
Coding sequences within:
- the cmk gene encoding (d)CMP kinase, producing MIITLDGPAGSGKSSVARRLADELGFRFLNTGAMYRAVGLLCERAGTDLGDADACGRTAAAARLAQDGDRLSVDGEDWTELVRTPAAGAAASAVAVHPPVRAALVALQRAVGEAGDTVTEGRDQGTVVFPDAALKVFLTADAEARAERRRLELLAAGRDVPLAEVLAEVTGRDDKDERRAAAPLKPAADAVRYDTTGKPLEAVVADLVALARERGA